A single region of the Fimbriimonadaceae bacterium genome encodes:
- a CDS encoding penicillin-binding protein activator, which yields MSIKLESERMNGKFLLVVAASVVLVLGCRSERRSVATSSPAKLVLVGSIMPLTGDAASLGKPCEQGIELAIQQYNASKTVNEPEIRIVSEDDQADAAKAVSAFQKLADADGVKVIIGPLTSGGTLAVAPLANQKSVIVLSPGASAAEVTSAGDYVFRNEISESTGSSELAALTIQKLGSLKIAVLYVNNPYGASTRSPFEAKVKELGSTIVASEPFNTDATNLRSQLERARQAGADTLYVVYQDERHIKDVLRQRDELGLRARVLTTPVFADEGTIATLGKLAEGVIFGYYGSYNLNTSDLGARNFIAAYKERFKTSPSYFAAQGYDAANLIIAGLRNAHFHPSSLKESLLQLSTFKGVSGAMSFDANGDVKKEVSLKVVKGGRIVEF from the coding sequence ATGTCAATCAAGCTGGAGAGTGAAAGAATGAACGGAAAGTTTCTACTTGTCGTAGCCGCATCGGTCGTATTGGTCTTGGGATGTCGCAGCGAGCGACGCTCCGTTGCCACATCATCTCCTGCCAAATTAGTGTTAGTAGGCTCGATAATGCCTCTGACAGGCGATGCTGCGTCATTAGGTAAGCCTTGTGAACAGGGCATCGAGCTGGCAATTCAACAATATAATGCCTCAAAGACGGTAAACGAGCCAGAAATCAGAATTGTTTCAGAGGACGATCAGGCAGACGCTGCGAAGGCTGTAAGCGCATTCCAGAAGCTCGCAGACGCTGATGGAGTGAAGGTGATTATTGGACCTCTTACAAGCGGCGGCACGCTTGCCGTTGCACCGCTTGCTAACCAAAAGAGTGTAATTGTTCTATCGCCAGGAGCATCCGCAGCTGAGGTCACGTCCGCAGGCGACTATGTTTTTCGTAACGAGATATCTGAGTCTACCGGCTCGAGTGAACTTGCAGCTCTCACTATTCAAAAGCTAGGTAGCTTGAAGATCGCAGTACTGTACGTAAACAATCCTTACGGAGCGAGCACAAGGTCTCCTTTCGAGGCCAAGGTAAAGGAGTTGGGAAGTACTATCGTTGCATCAGAGCCTTTCAATACAGATGCAACCAATCTTCGCTCGCAACTAGAACGAGCCCGTCAAGCAGGCGCTGACACATTGTACGTAGTCTATCAAGACGAACGTCATATCAAGGACGTACTTCGACAACGTGACGAATTGGGCCTTAGAGCTCGTGTTCTAACGACTCCAGTGTTCGCAGACGAAGGAACTATTGCGACTTTGGGTAAATTGGCAGAAGGAGTCATATTCGGCTACTACGGGTCTTACAATTTAAATACGTCAGATCTGGGGGCCCGCAACTTTATTGCAGCTTACAAAGAGCGATTTAAGACGAGCCCGTCCTACTTTGCCGCCCAAGGCTATGACGCAGCGAATCTTATCATCGCAGGACTAAGAAATGCGCACTTTCATCCTAGTTCCCTGAAAGAGTCCCTCCTCCAATTATCGACGTTCAAGGGAGTTTCTGGGGCCATGTCATTCGATGCAAACGGCGACGTCAAAAAGGAAGTATCCTTAAAAGTTGTAAAGGGAGGGAGAATCGTTGAGTTCTGA
- a CDS encoding SDR family oxidoreductase, with amino-acid sequence MSSESSRLVVVTGVGFRGSASDNVFNSKEAKANLGAWSALKIAGDGLPVLAVARSEEKLKRVVESIREVHPHSNITERSADVLDRTQVSKLVKSIDSNTRIDLVHSVGLSSGAYTIPEDNPYLNIGNTPDDLPTREFDTVVRSLLLMVQELLPRWELQAETNLVVIASMSGIRPYPLGYAHASAKAGLHHAVRVLTLELLKKGVYVSEINPGMVDTGMYDSIAVKEAVTRIAKEFGYDYSKGELPQAPPESIADLALVCLRSRLHVLSVNAVAKGQFPHAGA; translated from the coding sequence TTGAGTTCTGAGTCTTCTCGGCTTGTGGTGGTCACGGGTGTAGGTTTCCGCGGCTCGGCATCGGACAATGTATTCAACAGCAAAGAGGCCAAGGCAAACCTTGGGGCTTGGTCTGCCCTAAAGATTGCAGGAGATGGTCTTCCTGTACTCGCCGTGGCCAGGTCTGAGGAGAAGCTAAAGCGTGTTGTAGAGTCAATACGAGAAGTTCATCCACATTCGAATATCACCGAGCGCTCTGCTGATGTACTAGACAGGACACAAGTGAGTAAATTGGTTAAGTCGATAGACTCAAATACCAGAATCGATCTTGTCCACAGCGTGGGACTTTCGAGCGGTGCATACACAATACCTGAGGATAATCCTTATTTAAATATTGGGAATACTCCTGATGACTTGCCCACACGTGAGTTCGACACAGTTGTTCGATCACTGCTTCTGATGGTGCAGGAACTGTTGCCAAGATGGGAGTTACAAGCGGAAACAAACTTAGTCGTAATCGCAAGTATGAGCGGGATCAGACCGTATCCCTTGGGTTACGCACATGCGAGCGCTAAGGCTGGACTGCATCATGCGGTTCGTGTTCTAACGCTAGAGCTACTAAAAAAGGGGGTATACGTGTCTGAGATAAACCCCGGCATGGTAGACACTGGCATGTACGACAGCATTGCTGTAAAAGAGGCAGTGACAAGAATTGCAAAAGAGTTTGGCTATGACTATTCAAAAGGTGAATTGCCACAGGCTCCTCCAGAATCAATTGCGGACCTAGCCTTAGTGTGCCTACGGTCCAGGCTTCATGTTCTCTCTGTCAACGCTGTTGCGAAGGGGCAGTTTCCACATGCCGGAGCTTAG